A DNA window from Vigna angularis cultivar LongXiaoDou No.4 chromosome 1, ASM1680809v1, whole genome shotgun sequence contains the following coding sequences:
- the LOC108344371 gene encoding uncharacterized protein LOC108344371, which produces MISSSFSFTAMEEWNMLAADCVVISCCCQCLLLQILVFLMLKLPWKLIRKTREYAKKKLRQRKGNDDKKKIESACYEDVLVRIHEQSFRIQGEMTVRDGEGFGCGGCMDEVEKIMEELYQKGEFGFGSFWGREEPCGFAVPTKIHNDPNLGIHTL; this is translated from the exons ATgatctcctcctccttctctttcACAGCCATGGAAGAATGGAACATGCTTGCCGCTGATTGCGTGGTCATATCATGCTGCTGCCAGTGCTTGCTGCTGCAAATTCTTGTCTTTCTCATGCTGAAGCTTCCCTGGAAGCTCATCAGGAAAACGAGGGAATATGCTAAGAAAAAGCTTCGTCAAAGGAAGGGAAACGATGATAAGAAGAAGATAGAATCGGCTTGTTATGAAGATGTTCTTGTGAGAATTCATGAACAGTCTTTTAGAATTCAAGGAGAGATGACAGTGAGAGATGGTGAAGGTTTCGGTTGTGGTGGTTGCatggatgaagttgaaaagATCATGGAGGAGCTATATCAAAAGGGAGAGTTTGGATTCGGGAGCTTCTGGGGTAGGGAAGAACCATGCGGATTTGCTGTTCCTACAAAAATTCACAATGATCCTAATCTT GGGATCCATACTCTCTAG
- the LOC108344377 gene encoding probable calcium-binding protein CML16, with protein sequence MSIQESDQIKQLSDIFKRFDMDSDGSLTHLELAALLRSLGIKPTGDEIYALLSNMDENGNGYIEFDELLHAIMPDLNEQVLINQEQLLEVFRSFDRDGNGYITASELAGSMAKMGHPLSYNELTSMMAEADSNGDGVISFNEFATLMAKSAADFLGLHVA encoded by the coding sequence ATGTCAATTCAGGAAAGCGACCAAATCAAACAACTCAGCGACATATTCAAACGCTTCGACATGGACTCCGACGGCAGCCTCACGCACCTCGAGCTGGCAGCGCTCCTCCGGTCCCTCGGAATCAAACCCACCGGCGATGAGATATACGCGCTGCTCTCCAACATGGACGAAAACGGCAACGGATACATCGAGTTCGACGAGCTCCTGCACGCGATCATGCCCGACCTCAACGAGCAGGTTCTCATCAACCAGGAGCAGCTGCTCGAGGTCTTCCGCTCCTTCGACCGCGACGGCAACGGCTACATCACGGCGTCGGAGCTCGCCGGCTCCATGGCCAAGATGGGCCATCCCCTCTCCTACAACGAGCTCACCTCTATGATGGCCGAGGCCGACAGCAACGGCGACGGTGTCATTAGCTTCAACGAGTTCGCCACCCTCATGGCCAAATCTGCCGCCGATTTTCTCGGCCTCCATGTCGCCTAG